From the Ruania alkalisoli genome, one window contains:
- a CDS encoding amidohydrolase family protein: protein MGVDWKAMLKVDAHHHLLDPRRRQYPWLSARRDDLLLTPFTAAQFEALADRHRIDASVLVQTLTDAGETVEFLSTAATSPVVAAVVGWVDLTSGRVAEDLDVLQSGPGGSYLRGIRHPLPREADLDWLGRDDVRSGLRELTRRGLAFDVLADERHLPAATAVAQAHPDLSMVINHAAKPPLRGGDLTRWREAIIDLAVTDNVTCKVSGLVTEADHAWWTINDLRPAVELVLEVFGPGRVMLGSDWPVCLVAGSYGQVLDTYRGLLDGLSVAERRDVEGGVAASAYGLA, encoded by the coding sequence ATGGGTGTCGACTGGAAGGCAATGCTGAAGGTCGACGCCCATCACCATCTGTTGGATCCACGCCGTCGGCAGTACCCGTGGCTGAGTGCTCGGAGAGACGACCTTCTGCTCACCCCCTTCACGGCGGCACAGTTCGAGGCCCTCGCCGACCGGCACCGGATCGACGCCAGCGTGCTGGTTCAGACACTCACGGATGCCGGAGAGACGGTCGAGTTCCTCTCCACAGCCGCCACCAGCCCGGTAGTCGCCGCCGTGGTGGGGTGGGTTGATCTGACCTCGGGACGTGTGGCGGAAGACCTCGATGTCCTCCAGTCCGGTCCGGGTGGCAGTTACCTTCGCGGAATCCGTCATCCACTCCCCCGCGAAGCCGACCTGGACTGGCTCGGACGCGACGATGTCCGGTCGGGCCTGCGTGAACTGACTCGGCGCGGGTTGGCGTTCGACGTCCTCGCCGACGAACGCCACCTTCCTGCGGCCACAGCGGTTGCGCAGGCGCACCCTGACCTGTCCATGGTCATCAACCATGCGGCCAAGCCGCCGTTGCGCGGTGGCGACCTCACCCGGTGGCGCGAGGCGATCATCGACCTCGCCGTAACCGACAACGTCACCTGCAAGGTCTCCGGACTGGTCACCGAGGCAGACCATGCCTGGTGGACGATCAACGACCTTCGCCCGGCCGTCGAATTGGTCCTGGAGGTCTTCGGGCCAGGACGGGTGATGCTCGGCTCCGACTGGCCCGTCTGCCTCGTTGCCGGAAGCTACGGCCAGGTGCTGGACACCTACCGTGGTCTGCTCGATGGTCTTAGTGTCGCCGAGCGGAGGGACGTAGAAGGCGGTGTAGCAGCCTCGGCATACGGGCTGGCTTGA